The Salmonella enterica subsp. houtenae serovar Houten genome has a segment encoding these proteins:
- the leuD gene encoding 3-isopropylmalate dehydratase translates to MAEKFIQHTGLVVPLDAANVDTDAIIPKQFLQKVTRTGFGAHLFNDWRFLDEQGQQPNPAFVLNFPEYQGASILLARENFGCGSSREHAPWALTDYGFKVVIAPSFADIFYGNSFNNQLLPVKLSEEEVDELFALVQANPGIHFEVDLEAQVVKAGDKRYPFEIDAFRRHCMMNGLDSIGLTLQHEDAIAAYENKQPAFMR, encoded by the coding sequence ATGGCAGAGAAATTTATCCAACATACCGGCCTGGTTGTCCCACTGGATGCCGCCAACGTCGATACCGACGCCATTATCCCCAAGCAGTTTTTGCAGAAGGTGACGCGTACCGGTTTTGGCGCGCACCTGTTTAACGACTGGCGTTTTCTGGACGAACAGGGCCAGCAGCCTAATCCGGCATTCGTCCTGAACTTCCCGGAGTATCAAGGCGCGTCTATTCTGCTGGCGCGGGAAAACTTCGGCTGCGGCTCGTCGCGCGAACATGCCCCGTGGGCGCTGACCGACTACGGTTTTAAAGTAGTGATCGCGCCGAGCTTCGCCGATATTTTCTACGGCAACAGCTTTAACAACCAACTGCTGCCGGTGAAGTTAAGCGAAGAAGAGGTGGACGAGCTGTTTGCGCTGGTGCAGGCCAATCCGGGGATTCATTTTGAGGTGGATCTGGAAGCACAGGTGGTGAAAGCCGGCGACAAACGTTATCCCTTTGAGATAGACGCCTTCCGCCGCCACTGTATGATGAACGGTCTGGACAGCATTGGCCTGACGCTGCAGCACGAAGACGCAATTGCCGCCTACGAAAATAAACAACCGGCGTTTATGCGGTAA
- the setA gene encoding membrane transport protein, producing the protein MLWIMTMGRRLNGIYAAFMLVAFMMGVAGALQAPTLSLFLSREVGAQPFWVGLFYTANAIAGIGVSLALAKRSDSRGDRRKLIMFCCLMAIGNALLFAFNRHYLTLMTCGVLLASLANTAMPQLFALAREYADSSAREVVMFSSVMRAQLSLAWVIGPPLAFMLALNYGFTAMYSIAAVIFAVSLVLIALMLPSVARVEQPVDAPLAQVNGWQDKNVRMLFIASTLMWTCNTMYIIDMPLWISAELGLSDKLAGVLMGTAAGLEIPAMILAGFYVKRFGKRRMMIVAVAAGVLFYVGLIFFHSRTALLLLQLFNAIFIGIVAGIGMLWFQDLMPGRAGAATTLFTNSISTGVILAGVIQGAVAQSFGHFAVYWVIAAISVVTLVMTGRVKDV; encoded by the coding sequence ATGCTCTGGATTATGACGATGGGACGGCGTCTCAACGGGATTTATGCGGCGTTTATGCTGGTCGCTTTTATGATGGGCGTCGCCGGCGCGCTTCAGGCGCCGACGTTAAGTCTGTTTCTTAGCCGTGAGGTGGGCGCGCAGCCGTTTTGGGTAGGGCTATTTTATACCGCCAACGCCATTGCCGGGATTGGGGTCAGTCTGGCGCTGGCGAAACGCTCAGACAGCCGCGGCGATCGCCGTAAGCTGATTATGTTTTGCTGTCTGATGGCGATCGGCAATGCGTTATTGTTTGCTTTTAATCGTCATTATTTAACACTAATGACCTGCGGCGTACTGCTGGCGTCGTTGGCCAATACCGCCATGCCGCAACTGTTTGCGCTGGCGCGGGAATATGCCGATAGTTCGGCGCGCGAAGTGGTGATGTTTAGTTCAGTGATGCGCGCCCAGCTTTCGCTGGCGTGGGTGATCGGCCCGCCGCTGGCCTTTATGCTGGCGCTGAATTATGGCTTCACCGCCATGTACTCTATCGCCGCCGTTATTTTTGCCGTCAGCCTGGTTTTGATTGCCCTGATGCTGCCTTCGGTGGCGCGTGTCGAACAGCCTGTCGATGCGCCGCTCGCTCAGGTAAACGGCTGGCAGGATAAAAATGTACGTATGTTATTTATCGCCTCCACGTTGATGTGGACCTGCAATACCATGTACATCATTGATATGCCGCTATGGATAAGCGCTGAGCTGGGGTTGTCGGATAAACTGGCCGGCGTATTGATGGGGACCGCGGCAGGGCTGGAGATTCCGGCGATGATTCTGGCTGGTTTTTATGTGAAGCGGTTTGGTAAACGGCGGATGATGATCGTCGCCGTGGCGGCGGGGGTACTGTTTTATGTCGGTTTGATCTTTTTTCACAGCCGGACGGCGCTGCTGTTGCTGCAACTGTTCAATGCTATTTTTATCGGCATTGTCGCCGGGATTGGAATGCTGTGGTTTCAGGATTTGATGCCTGGCAGGGCAGGGGCCGCCACGACGCTTTTCACCAATAGCATTTCAACGGGCGTTATTCTGGCGGGCGTGATTCAGGGCGCGGTGGCGCAAAGCTTCGGCCATTTTGCCGTCTACTGGGTGATTGCGGCGATTTCTGTGGTCACGCTGGTCATGACCGGGCGAGTAAAAGACGTATAA
- the leuA gene encoding 2-isopropylmalate synthase: MSQQVIIFDTTLRDGEQALQASLSAKEKLQIALALERMGVDVMEVGFPVSSPGDFESVQTIARTIKNSRVCALARCVEKDIDVAAQALKVADAFRIHTFIATSPMHIATKLRSTLDEVIERAVYMVKRARNYTDDVEFSCEDAGRTPVDDLARVVEAAINAGARTINIPDTVGYTMPFEFAGIISGLYERVPNIDKAIISVHTHDDLGIAVGNSLAAVHAGARQVEGAMNGIGERAGNCALEEVIMAIKVRKDIMNVHTNINHHEIWRTSQTVSQICNMPIPTNKAIVGSGAFAHSSGIHQDGVLKNRENYEIMTPESIGLNQVQLNLTSRSGRAAVKHRMEEMGYQESDYNLDHLYDAFLKLADKKGQVFDYDLEALAFINKQQEEPEHFRLDYFSVQSGSSDIATASVKLACGEEIKAEAANGNGPVDAIYQAINRITGYDVELVKYDLNAKGQGKDALGQVDIVVNHHGRRFHGVGLATDIVESSAKAMVHVLNNIWRAAEVEKELQRKAHNKENNKETV; encoded by the coding sequence ATGAGCCAGCAAGTCATTATTTTTGATACGACCTTACGCGACGGCGAACAAGCGTTACAGGCCAGCCTGAGCGCGAAAGAGAAGCTGCAGATTGCCCTGGCCCTTGAACGTATGGGCGTCGATGTCATGGAAGTGGGCTTCCCGGTCTCTTCGCCGGGTGATTTTGAATCCGTACAAACCATCGCGCGCACCATCAAAAACAGCCGCGTTTGCGCCCTGGCGCGTTGTGTAGAAAAAGACATCGACGTCGCGGCACAGGCGCTGAAGGTCGCCGACGCGTTTCGTATCCATACTTTTATCGCCACCTCGCCAATGCACATCGCCACCAAGCTGCGCAGCACGCTGGATGAGGTCATCGAACGCGCGGTATACATGGTTAAGCGTGCGCGTAATTACACTGATGACGTGGAGTTCTCCTGCGAGGATGCTGGCCGGACGCCTGTTGACGATCTGGCGCGCGTGGTGGAAGCCGCTATAAACGCCGGTGCGAGAACCATTAATATTCCCGATACCGTGGGCTATACCATGCCGTTTGAGTTCGCGGGAATCATTTCCGGCCTGTATGAGCGTGTCCCCAATATCGACAAAGCGATCATCTCCGTTCATACCCACGACGATTTAGGGATAGCAGTAGGCAACTCGCTGGCGGCAGTACATGCGGGCGCGCGTCAGGTTGAAGGCGCGATGAACGGTATCGGAGAACGTGCCGGTAACTGCGCACTGGAAGAGGTGATCATGGCGATTAAAGTGCGCAAAGACATTATGAACGTGCACACCAATATCAATCACCACGAAATCTGGCGCACCAGCCAGACCGTCAGCCAGATCTGTAACATGCCTATTCCGACCAACAAAGCCATCGTCGGCAGCGGTGCTTTCGCCCACTCTTCCGGTATTCACCAGGACGGCGTCCTCAAGAACCGCGAAAACTATGAAATCATGACGCCGGAGTCCATCGGCCTGAATCAGGTACAGTTGAATCTGACCTCTCGTTCCGGGCGCGCCGCGGTCAAACACCGTATGGAAGAAATGGGTTATCAAGAAAGCGACTATAACCTGGACCACCTGTACGACGCGTTCCTGAAGCTGGCGGATAAAAAAGGTCAGGTGTTTGACTACGACCTGGAAGCGTTGGCGTTCATTAATAAACAACAGGAAGAACCAGAGCATTTCCGCCTGGATTATTTCAGCGTGCAGTCGGGCTCCAGCGATATCGCCACCGCGTCCGTGAAGCTGGCCTGTGGCGAAGAGATCAAGGCCGAGGCGGCGAACGGCAACGGCCCGGTCGACGCTATCTATCAGGCGATTAACCGCATCACGGGCTACGACGTTGAGTTGGTTAAATACGACCTGAACGCCAAAGGCCAGGGCAAAGACGCGCTGGGTCAGGTCGATATCGTGGTGAACCATCATGGTCGCCGCTTCCACGGCGTCGGTCTGGCGACCGATATCGTCGAATCCTCCGCCAAAGCGATGGTACACGTACTGAACAATATCTGGCGCGCTGCCGAAGTTGAAAAAGAATTGCAACGCAAAGCTCACAATAAAGAGAACAACAAGGAAACCGTGTAA
- the ilvB_2 gene encoding acetolactate synthase 3 catalytic subunit, with translation MEMLSGAEMVVRSLIDQGVKQVFGYPGGAVLDIYDALHTVGGIDHVLVRHEQAAVHMADGLARATGDVGVVLVTSGPGATNAITGIATAYMDSIPLVILSGQVATSLIGYDAFQECDMVGISRPVVKHSFLVKQTEDIPLVLKKAFWLAASGRPGPVVVDLPKDILNPAKKMPYAWPETVSMRSYNPTTSGHKGQIKRALQTLASAKKPVVYVGGGAISAACYAPLRHIIETFNLPVVSSLMGLGAFPATHRQSLGMLGMHGTYEANMAMHNADVIFAVGVRFDDRTTNNLAKYCPNATILHIDIDPTSISKTVNADIPVVGDARRVLEQMLEVLAQEAPAQPLDDIRDWWQQIERWRDRQCLKYDTESESIKPQAVIETLWRLTKGDAYVTSDVGQHQMFAALYYPFDKPRRWINSGGLGTMGFGLPAALGVKMALPKEMVVCVTGDGSIQMNIQELSTALQYELPVLVLNLNNRYLGMVKQWQDMIYSGRHSQSYMQSLPDFVRLAEAYGHVGLQINRPDELESKLSEALEHVRNNRLAFVDVTVDGSEHVYPMQIRGGGMDEMWLSKTERT, from the coding sequence GTGGAGATGTTGTCTGGAGCCGAGATGGTCGTCCGATCGCTTATCGATCAAGGCGTAAAGCAGGTGTTCGGCTATCCTGGAGGCGCAGTGCTCGATATTTATGATGCGCTACATACCGTCGGGGGGATCGATCATGTGCTGGTTCGTCATGAGCAGGCCGCGGTGCATATGGCGGATGGCCTGGCGCGAGCCACTGGCGACGTTGGCGTGGTGCTGGTGACTTCCGGGCCGGGGGCGACCAATGCGATTACCGGGATTGCTACGGCCTATATGGATTCCATTCCGCTGGTGATTCTTTCCGGCCAGGTCGCCACCTCCTTGATTGGCTATGATGCCTTTCAGGAGTGCGACATGGTGGGAATTTCCCGACCGGTGGTCAAACATAGCTTCCTGGTCAAACAGACGGAAGATATTCCCCTGGTGCTTAAAAAGGCCTTCTGGCTGGCGGCAAGCGGGCGTCCTGGGCCGGTGGTCGTGGATCTGCCGAAAGATATTTTGAATCCGGCGAAAAAAATGCCGTATGCCTGGCCGGAAACGGTCAGTATGCGCTCTTACAATCCCACAACGTCAGGACATAAAGGACAAATTAAGCGTGCCTTGCAAACGCTGGCGTCGGCGAAAAAACCGGTGGTCTATGTCGGGGGAGGGGCGATAAGCGCGGCCTGCTATGCGCCGTTACGCCACATAATTGAAACCTTTAACCTGCCGGTGGTCTCTTCATTAATGGGACTGGGCGCGTTTCCTGCTACTCATCGCCAATCGTTAGGAATGCTGGGAATGCATGGCACTTATGAAGCCAATATGGCCATGCATAACGCCGACGTGATTTTCGCTGTTGGCGTACGATTTGACGACCGCACGACGAATAATCTCGCTAAATATTGTCCGAACGCGACGATATTACACATTGATATAGACCCGACGTCCATATCCAAAACGGTTAACGCTGATATCCCGGTGGTAGGCGATGCCCGTCGGGTACTGGAACAAATGCTGGAGGTACTGGCGCAGGAGGCGCCGGCTCAGCCGCTGGATGATATTCGCGACTGGTGGCAGCAGATAGAACGTTGGCGCGACCGTCAGTGCCTGAAATATGACACGGAAAGCGAGAGCATAAAACCCCAGGCGGTAATTGAAACCCTCTGGCGTCTGACGAAGGGCGACGCGTACGTGACGTCCGATGTAGGACAACACCAGATGTTTGCCGCTCTCTACTACCCGTTCGATAAACCACGTCGCTGGATTAATTCCGGCGGGCTCGGCACGATGGGCTTTGGCCTACCGGCTGCGCTGGGCGTTAAAATGGCCCTGCCGAAAGAAATGGTGGTCTGCGTGACCGGCGATGGCAGTATACAGATGAACATTCAGGAGCTGTCGACAGCCTTACAGTATGAATTGCCGGTACTGGTTCTGAACCTGAACAACCGTTATCTGGGGATGGTGAAACAGTGGCAGGATATGATCTATTCCGGTCGCCATTCTCAGTCTTATATGCAGTCGTTGCCGGATTTTGTGCGCCTGGCGGAGGCATATGGCCATGTCGGGCTGCAGATTAACCGTCCGGATGAGCTGGAAAGTAAACTCAGCGAAGCCCTTGAGCATGTGCGTAATAACCGACTGGCGTTCGTCGATGTCACCGTTGATGGCAGCGAGCATGTCTATCCGATGCAGATTCGTGGGGGCGGTATGGACGAAATGTGGTTAAGCAAAACGGAGAGGACCTGA
- the SBOV00651_1 gene encoding probable HTH-type transcriptional regulator LeuO, which produces MPEVKTEKPHLLEMSKPQLRMVDLNLLTVFDAVMQEQNITRAAHTLGMSQPAVSNAVARLKVMFNDELFVRYGRGIQPTARAFQLFGSVRQALQLVQNELPGSGFEPASSERVFNLCVCSPLDNILTSQIYNRVEQIAPNIHVVFKASLNQNTEHQLRYQETEFVISYEEFRRPEFTSIPLFKDEMVLVASRKHPRISGPLLESDVYNEQHAVVSLERYASFSQPWYDTPDKQSSVAYQGMALISVLNVVSQTHLVAIAPRWLAEEFAESLDLQILPLPLKLNSRTCYLSWHEAAGRDKGHQWMEELLVSVCKR; this is translated from the coding sequence ATGCCAGAGGTCAAAACCGAAAAGCCGCATCTTTTAGAGATGAGTAAACCGCAGCTTCGCATGGTTGATTTGAACCTGTTGACCGTGTTCGATGCGGTGATGCAAGAGCAGAATATTACGCGCGCCGCCCATACCCTGGGAATGTCGCAGCCAGCGGTCAGTAACGCCGTGGCGCGTCTGAAGGTTATGTTTAATGACGAACTTTTTGTTCGGTATGGACGAGGAATTCAGCCGACTGCCCGCGCATTTCAGTTATTTGGTTCAGTCCGCCAGGCGCTGCAATTGGTGCAAAATGAGTTGCCGGGATCGGGGTTTGAGCCGGCCAGCAGCGAACGTGTATTCAACCTTTGCGTGTGCAGTCCACTGGATAATATCCTGACGTCACAGATTTATAATCGCGTAGAACAAATTGCGCCGAATATTCATGTCGTTTTTAAAGCGTCGTTGAATCAGAATACCGAGCATCAGCTACGCTATCAGGAAACTGAATTTGTTATTAGTTATGAAGAGTTCCGTCGTCCTGAATTTACCAGCATACCGCTATTTAAAGATGAAATGGTTTTAGTCGCCAGTCGGAAACATCCGCGTATTAGCGGCCCCCTGCTGGAAAGCGATGTTTATAATGAACAACATGCGGTTGTTTCTCTCGAACGTTATGCTTCATTTAGTCAGCCGTGGTATGACACGCCGGATAAGCAGTCGAGCGTGGCTTATCAGGGCATGGCGCTTATCAGCGTTCTGAATGTGGTTTCGCAGACGCATTTGGTCGCTATTGCCCCGCGCTGGCTGGCGGAAGAGTTTGCGGAGTCGCTGGATCTGCAAATATTGCCGTTGCCTTTAAAACTGAATAGCCGGACATGCTACCTTTCCTGGCATGAAGCGGCTGGGCGTGATAAAGGGCACCAATGGATGGAAGAGTTATTAGTCTCTGTTTGTAAGCGATAA
- the leuC gene encoding 3-isopropylmalate dehydratase produces MAKTLYEKLFDAHVVFEAPNETPLLYIDRHLVHEVTSPQAFDGLRAHGRQVRQPGKTFATMDHNVSTQTKDINASGEMARIQMQELIKNCNEFGVELYDLNHPYQGIVHVMGPEQGVTLPGMTIVCGDSHTATHGAFGALAFGIGTSEVEHVLATQTLKQGRAKTMKIEVTGTAAPGITAKDIVLAIIGKTGSAGGTGHVVEFCGDAIRALSMEGRMTLCNMAIEMGAKAGLVAPDETTFNYVKGRLHAPKGRDFDEAIEYWKTLKTDDGATFDTVVTLRAEEVAPQVTWGTNPGQVISVTDIIPDPASFSDPVERASAEKALAYMGLQPGVPLTDVAIDKVFIGSCTNSRIEDLRAAADVAKGRKVAPGVQALVVPGSGPVKAQAEAEGLDKIFIEAGFEWRLPGCSMCLAMNNDRLNPGERCASTSNRNFEGRQGRGGRTHLVSPAMAAAAAVTGHFADIRSIK; encoded by the coding sequence ATGGCGAAGACATTATACGAAAAATTATTTGATGCCCACGTGGTCTTTGAGGCGCCAAACGAAACGCCGTTGCTGTATATCGACAGACATCTGGTGCACGAAGTGACCTCCCCGCAGGCATTCGATGGTCTGCGCGCGCATGGCCGCCAGGTTCGCCAACCGGGTAAAACTTTTGCTACGATGGATCATAACGTCTCGACGCAGACCAAAGACATTAACGCCTCTGGCGAAATGGCGCGTATTCAGATGCAGGAGCTGATCAAAAACTGCAATGAATTTGGCGTAGAGTTGTACGATCTGAACCACCCGTATCAGGGCATCGTCCACGTGATGGGGCCAGAGCAAGGCGTGACCTTGCCGGGCATGACCATCGTCTGCGGCGACTCCCATACTGCCACCCACGGTGCGTTTGGCGCACTGGCGTTTGGTATTGGCACGTCTGAAGTTGAACATGTGCTGGCAACGCAAACCCTGAAGCAGGGTCGCGCCAAAACCATGAAGATCGAAGTTACCGGTACGGCTGCGCCAGGCATTACCGCCAAAGATATCGTGCTGGCGATTATCGGTAAAACCGGTAGCGCCGGCGGTACTGGACATGTGGTTGAATTTTGCGGCGACGCGATCCGCGCGCTGAGTATGGAAGGCCGCATGACGCTGTGCAATATGGCGATTGAGATGGGCGCCAAAGCCGGTCTGGTCGCCCCGGATGAAACCACGTTCAACTACGTAAAAGGGCGTTTGCACGCGCCGAAGGGCCGCGATTTTGACGAAGCCATCGAGTACTGGAAAACGCTGAAAACCGATGACGGCGCGACCTTTGATACTGTCGTCACCCTGCGGGCGGAAGAGGTAGCGCCGCAGGTCACCTGGGGCACGAATCCAGGCCAGGTGATTTCCGTCACCGACATCATCCCCGATCCCGCCTCCTTTAGCGATCCGGTTGAACGCGCCAGCGCCGAAAAAGCGCTGGCTTATATGGGCTTACAGCCGGGCGTACCGTTAACGGACGTTGCTATCGATAAAGTCTTTATCGGCTCTTGTACCAATTCGCGCATTGAAGATTTGCGCGCGGCGGCGGACGTCGCCAAAGGCCGTAAAGTCGCACCGGGCGTACAGGCGCTGGTCGTTCCCGGCTCTGGCCCGGTCAAAGCGCAAGCGGAAGCGGAAGGGCTGGATAAAATATTTATCGAAGCCGGTTTTGAGTGGCGTCTGCCGGGCTGCTCGATGTGCCTGGCGATGAATAACGATCGTCTGAATCCGGGCGAACGTTGCGCCTCGACCAGCAACCGCAATTTTGAAGGTCGTCAGGGCCGTGGCGGGCGCACCCATCTGGTCAGCCCGGCAATGGCCGCTGCCGCCGCCGTCACGGGCCATTTTGCCGATATTCGCAGCATCAAATAA
- the fruR gene encoding fructose repressor has translation MKLDEIARLAGVSRTTASYVINGKAKQYRVSDKTVEKVMAVVREHNYHPNAVAAGLRAGRTRSIGLVIPDLENTSYTRIANYLERQARQRGYQLLIACSEDQPDNEMRCIEHLLQRQVDAIIVSTSLPPEHPFYQRWANDPFPIVALDRALDREHFTSVVGADQDDAEMLAEELRKFPAETVLYLGALPELSVSFLREQGFRTAWKDDPREVNFLYANSYEREAAAQLFEKWLETHPMPQALFTTSFALLQGVMDVTLRRDGKLPSDLAIATFGDHELLDFLQCPVLAVAQRHRDVAERVLEIVLASLDEPRKPKPGLTRIRRNLYRRGILSRS, from the coding sequence GTGAAACTGGATGAAATCGCTCGGCTGGCCGGTGTCTCGCGCACAACTGCAAGCTACGTTATAAACGGTAAAGCAAAGCAATACCGCGTGAGCGACAAAACCGTAGAAAAAGTCATGGCGGTAGTGCGTGAGCACAATTACCATCCTAATGCTGTGGCTGCCGGGCTGCGTGCTGGACGCACACGTTCTATTGGTCTGGTGATCCCGGACCTTGAAAACACGAGCTACACCCGTATCGCAAACTATCTTGAGCGCCAGGCGCGCCAGCGTGGCTACCAACTGCTGATCGCCTGTTCTGAAGATCAGCCGGATAACGAAATGCGCTGCATTGAGCACCTTTTGCAACGCCAGGTGGATGCAATCATTGTTTCAACTTCGTTGCCGCCGGAACATCCCTTCTATCAGCGCTGGGCCAACGATCCGTTCCCCATCGTCGCGCTCGACCGCGCGCTGGATCGCGAACATTTCACTAGCGTGGTCGGCGCCGATCAGGACGATGCCGAGATGTTGGCGGAAGAGCTGCGTAAATTCCCGGCGGAAACGGTGCTTTATTTGGGCGCGCTGCCGGAGTTGTCCGTCAGTTTCCTGCGCGAGCAGGGGTTCCGCACCGCATGGAAAGACGATCCGCGAGAGGTGAATTTCTTATATGCCAACAGCTATGAGCGCGAAGCCGCCGCGCAGTTGTTTGAGAAATGGCTGGAAACGCATCCTATGCCGCAGGCGCTCTTCACTACATCGTTTGCGCTATTACAGGGTGTGATGGACGTTACGCTGCGGCGCGATGGAAAATTGCCCTCGGATTTGGCGATTGCGACCTTCGGCGATCATGAGCTGCTGGATTTTCTGCAATGCCCGGTGCTGGCGGTGGCGCAGCGCCATCGTGATGTCGCGGAACGCGTGCTGGAGATTGTGCTGGCAAGCCTTGATGAACCGCGTAAACCGAAACCGGGCTTAACGCGTATTCGGCGAAACCTGTATCGTCGCGGCATTCTGAGCCGTAGCTAA
- the leuB_2 gene encoding 3-isopropylmalate dehydrogenase: protein MSKNYHIAVLPGDGIGPEVMAQALKVMDAVRSRFDMRITTSRYDVGGIAIDNHGHPLPKATVEGCEQADAVLFGSVGGPKWENLPPESQPERGALLPLRKHFKLFSNLRPAKLYQGLEAFCPLRADIAANGFDILCVRELTGGIYFGQPKGREGSGQYEKAFDTEVYHRFEIERIARIAFESARKRRRKVTSIDKANVLQSSILWREIVNDVAKAYPDVELAHMYIDNATMQLIKDPSQFDVLLCSNLFGDILSDECAMITGSMGMLPSASLNEQGFGLYEPAGGSAPDIAGKNIANPIAQILSLALLLRYSLDADEAATAIEQAINRALEESIRTGDLARGAAAVSTDEMGDIIARYVAEGV, encoded by the coding sequence ATGTCGAAGAACTATCATATTGCCGTATTGCCGGGCGACGGCATCGGCCCGGAAGTCATGGCGCAAGCCCTGAAAGTCATGGATGCGGTACGCAGCCGTTTTGATATGCGTATTACCACCAGCCGCTATGACGTCGGCGGTATTGCTATCGACAATCATGGTCATCCACTGCCGAAAGCCACCGTTGAAGGGTGTGAGCAGGCGGATGCCGTTCTGTTTGGCTCCGTCGGCGGCCCGAAATGGGAGAATTTGCCCCCGGAAAGCCAGCCGGAGCGCGGCGCTCTGCTGCCGCTGCGTAAACATTTCAAATTATTCAGTAACCTGCGTCCGGCGAAACTGTACCAGGGACTGGAAGCGTTTTGCCCGTTGCGTGCCGATATCGCCGCTAACGGTTTCGATATCCTGTGCGTGCGCGAGCTGACCGGTGGGATCTATTTCGGCCAGCCAAAAGGCCGCGAAGGCAGCGGTCAGTACGAAAAAGCCTTTGATACCGAAGTTTATCACCGCTTTGAGATCGAACGCATTGCCCGTATCGCCTTTGAATCGGCGCGTAAACGCCGCCGTAAAGTCACCTCTATTGATAAAGCCAACGTACTGCAAAGTTCTATTCTGTGGCGTGAGATCGTCAATGACGTCGCGAAAGCGTATCCCGATGTGGAACTGGCGCACATGTACATCGATAACGCCACCATGCAGTTGATTAAAGACCCGTCACAGTTTGACGTACTGCTGTGCTCTAACCTGTTCGGCGACATTCTGTCCGATGAATGCGCCATGATCACCGGCTCAATGGGGATGCTGCCGTCCGCCAGCCTGAACGAGCAAGGGTTTGGCCTGTATGAACCGGCTGGCGGCTCCGCGCCGGATATCGCCGGGAAAAATATCGCCAATCCGATAGCGCAGATCCTGTCGCTGGCGTTGCTGCTGCGCTACAGCCTGGATGCCGATGAGGCGGCAACGGCCATTGAACAGGCGATCAATCGCGCATTAGAAGAAAGCATTCGCACCGGCGATTTAGCCCGGGGCGCTGCCGCGGTCAGTACCGATGAGATGGGCGATATTATCGCCCGCTATGTCGCAGAAGGGGTGTAA
- the ilvH gene encoding Acetolactate synthase small subunit, producing the protein MMRRILSVLLENESGALSRVIGLFSQRGYNIESLTVAPTDDPTLSRMTIQTVGDEKVLEQIEKQLHKLVDVLRVSELGQGAHVEREVMLVKIQASGYGREEVKRNTEIFRGQIIDVTPTLYTVQLAGTSDKLDAFLASLRDVAKIVEVARSGVVGLSRGDKIMR; encoded by the coding sequence ATGATGCGTCGGATATTATCGGTATTACTGGAAAACGAATCAGGGGCGCTATCGCGGGTTATCGGCCTCTTTTCGCAACGCGGGTATAATATTGAAAGCCTGACCGTCGCGCCGACAGACGATCCGACGTTGTCACGCATGACAATCCAGACGGTAGGCGATGAAAAAGTGCTTGAGCAAATTGAAAAGCAACTGCACAAGCTGGTTGATGTGCTGCGCGTCAGCGAGCTGGGACAGGGAGCGCACGTTGAGCGGGAGGTCATGCTGGTGAAAATCCAGGCCAGCGGCTACGGACGGGAAGAGGTGAAGCGTAATACGGAAATTTTCCGTGGTCAGATTATTGATGTCACGCCAACGCTGTATACCGTTCAACTGGCGGGCACCAGCGATAAACTGGATGCTTTTCTGGCCTCGCTGCGCGACGTGGCGAAAATTGTTGAAGTGGCGCGTTCAGGCGTCGTCGGGCTTTCGCGCGGCGATAAGATTATGCGCTGA
- the tnpA_7_7 gene encoding transposase for IS200 — MGDEKSLAHTRWNCKYHIVFAPKYRRQTFYGEKRRAVGSILRKLCEWKNVRILEAECCTDHIHMLLEIPPKMSVSSFMGYLKGKSSLMLYEQFGDLKFKYRNREFWCRGYYVDTVGKNTAKIQEYIKHQLEEDKMGEQLSIPYPGSPFTGRK, encoded by the coding sequence ATGGGGGACGAAAAGAGCTTAGCGCACACCCGATGGAACTGTAAATATCATATAGTTTTTGCCCCGAAGTACCGAAGGCAGACGTTCTACGGAGAGAAGCGTAGAGCAGTAGGCAGCATATTAAGAAAATTGTGTGAGTGGAAAAATGTACGAATTCTGGAAGCAGAATGCTGTACAGATCATATCCACATGCTTCTGGAGATCCCGCCGAAGATGAGTGTGTCGAGCTTCATGGGATATCTGAAGGGTAAAAGTAGCCTGATGCTTTATGAGCAGTTTGGGGATTTGAAATTCAAATACAGGAACAGGGAGTTCTGGTGCCGCGGATACTACGTTGATACGGTGGGTAAGAACACAGCGAAGATACAGGAATACATAAAGCACCAGCTTGAAGAGGATAAAATGGGAGAGCAGTTATCGATCCCTTATCCGGGTAGCCCGTTTACGGGCCGTAAGTAA